ACAGGAGACAAAGAGCGTTTGGTGATGAGAAACAGGCAGCACAAGGCAGAGAGCCCATCCGATCTCGACCCGACGCTCACGCGTCGGTCCCTCACTTTCTCACAAGCGGAGGGACTGGAGGATCTCCCACAGCCTTTGTCACTCCATGAAGTGTCGCGGCAGGCGCGGAACCTGATCTGGGATGTTTTCTGGAATATTACAATGCATCATGCGAGCGGATATAGCGTCGGGCATCCATGGAACGCTGTGCTCCATGATACACACGTCAGATTTTTTTTGCGGCCCACCGATGAGTTTTCCTATTCCTTAGAAGATACTCGCAACATATATAAGCAGTTTATTTTCGGAGCACCGTACAATAGGCTGTTCGATCTTCTGCTGCACCTGATGCGACAGGGCGACTGTCCTCTTGAGTTCATTGAAAGAACAAGTGGCGCTTTTGTCGAATCACGTCTTGCGTACACCATCGATACGAATGGACCGCCGACCATCCTGCCTACGGCAACGCCCGAGGAAGGGGAGGCGCTGCAGACCGCGCTGGCTCAGCTGTCCGAAGCAGGGTTCTCTGGTGCACGCGAACATCTGCGCAAGGCAGGCGAGCTGATCAACGGAGGGGACTGGCGGGGGAGCATACGGGAGAGCATTCATGCAGTAGAATCGGTCGCGCGGCGACTGGACCCCGGCGGGGCGAAGACACTCGGTCCGGCCATCGATCGTCTCAAGCGCGAGCACGGGATTCACCCGGCGCTTGTGGAGGCGTGTAAGAAGCTCTACGGATACACTTCAGACGAGGATGGAATACGGCATGCGGCGCTGGAGGACGATGCCCCGGTTGACCAAGCTGAGGCGGTTTTCTTGCTTGGCGCATGCGCGTCGTTCGTGTCTTACCTCGTTCAAAAGCAGCCTTCCAAGTAGTGCCTCCACTGTGGAAAAACCTTCGCCGCGTCATCACGCCGTGTCGAGGAGGACTTTGCCGAAGGATTGGTTGGACTCGACGTAGCGGTGGGCTTCGGCAGCTTCGGCGAGGGGGAAGACGCGGTCGACGACCGGGCGCAGGTGGGAGGGGTCGGCCTCCGGGGCCGTGAAGCCGGGGAGGAAGCGGGTCGCGAACATCTCGGTGAGGTGCGCCTTCTCGGCCTTCGAGCGGGCGCGGAGGACGGTGCCGACCACGGTCGCGCGCTTTCCCATGAGGGTGCGCAGGTTGGCCTCGACCTTCATGCCGCCCATGACGCCGACGATGACGAGGCGGCCGAGGGTGGCGAGGCTGGCAATGTTCGCCTCCCAGTACGGGGCGCCGACGGTGTCGAGGATGACGTCGGCGCCGGCCCGGTCGGTATGGTGCGCGACGGCGTCGGCGAAGGAGCCGGCCCGGCGGTCGACGGCGAGGTCGCACGGCAGTCCGGCTTCGCGGATGCGGTCGAGCTTGGCCGCCGACGCCGTGGCGATGATCGCGCCCGCCCCGCTCGCGCGGGCCAGTTGCAGGGCGGCGGTTCCCACGCCGCCGCCGGCCGTGTGCACGAGCACGGTGTCGCCGGGGCGCAGACGGCCGCGCTCGATGAGGGCGTCCGCCGCGGTGAGGAAGACCTCCGGGATCGCCCCGGCTTCGGTCCAGCTCAGCTTCGGCGGGACGGGCAG
The DNA window shown above is from Candidatus Palauibacter scopulicola and carries:
- a CDS encoding NAD(P)H-quinone oxidoreductase, whose amino-acid sequence is MKAIRIREPGGPEVLELVERDDPAAGAGEVLVRVRCAGINRADLLQRMGRYPAPADAPPDIPGLEFAGEIEAVGAGVTGWSVGDRAMGILGGGGYAESVAVPAGQLLPVPPKLSWTEAGAIPEVFLTAADALIERGRLRPGDTVLVHTAGGGVGTAALQLARASGAGAIIATASAAKLDRIREAGLPCDLAVDRRAGSFADAVAHHTDRAGADVILDTVGAPYWEANIASLATLGRLVIVGVMGGMKVEANLRTLMGKRATVVGTVLRARSKAEKAHLTEMFATRFLPGFTAPEADPSHLRPVVDRVFPLAEAAEAHRYVESNQSFGKVLLDTA